The stretch of DNA GTACAGAGCCTTGGGCCCCTGGCTCTGTCACAGGCCACCTCTCCTTGAGCTGGGTTTCAGTCCAGCATCTCTGGAATCTGGTTGGAATGTTCCAGTGACGCCGGGAAAGAGAAGCCTTTGCCAGACTCTGGTTGGACTGAGGCCAGTGAGTTGTGTCTCCCCCAGAAGTGAGATGCTCACCAAAGTCACAGCAGGTGGTGGCAGGATGAGGACCCGGACCCATGATGCTTCATCCAGAATCTTCCATCTCAGTGCCCTCAGGACCTgctccctcccagctcccaggagCAGGTCTGGCCGTTGTGGCATCCACAGGGTTGGAAGGAAGCCCCAGAACAGGGCCCGTGCTGACCCAAACCAGGCACGGGGCAGTCAGTGTTCTCAAGAAGGGCGGCTCCGCTCATGGCACAGCCAAGACAGAAACCATCTTTGCAACTcacttttattgtttctttataaACTTCCTCTCACATGGAGGAATATATTGTTATAGTCATTagcttatctctttttttttaaactctatgcTAACAGCAATGGAGCCAAGAGGAGGAAAAACATAAGCTACGATAGAAAGGCACTTAGAACCTGTTAAAATACTGATATCCTGGAATGTGCAACAACAAACCCACAACAACAACACGTACACCAGCCCTCTCGAGCCTGGTCTGTCACCAAGTCACATGCTGAGCTAATGTCACCTTTCAGTGCCCTGTTCCTCTGCTCCCTGGGCTTGAGTCTCAAAGCCCTCACCCCCAAGTGGGGACTTAAGGCCTGGGTCCTGGGGGGCCCAAAGAAAGGAGACCAGCTCCCTCCTGCTTCACTCACAGCCCCTTCAAGGGGCAGAGCCAGCACTGCCAGGCCCTGTCAGGGCAGGCCGGGTCAGGGTGACCCCTCTAGGACAGAAGGGCGGTCCAGGAAAGGGTGGAGTCTGCAGAGCTGCTCAGAGGAGCAGCTGGGAGACCCTGGAGCTGCTgggctgctgccaccaccactgctGGCCTGCAGCTCCCTGTTCTACAGCAGGGGAAATGGAGTGCTTGGTCATGTGGCTGTGGAGCCAAAAGTCCTGACCGCCAGGCCACctccagagggaacagcaagggTGGGGGTGTGCCTATGCTGAGGCCCCCCGGGCCTGGCAGGATGGGGCAGTGGAACACCAGCATCCTTAGCTTATTCTGGCCCATGCcctgtggcggggggggggggggggggcgacacCTCTAGGACAGAGGCTCAGTtgggaaaagacaaaggaaacagcCATGTCGTAAACCCTGggttccttcctcttcccccttcccaaCAGAGGGGCCCTCCCATGGCTCCACCACCCCCAAGCCCAGGGTTTTCAGTTCGTGGCCTCTGGAAAGCTCGCAAGCCCAGCACTGACCTGGAGCCCTACCTTCCCCCATGTGCCGCTGTGACTTGGCACCCCCAGAGTGGGAGCTGTGCCCCAGCCTGGGATTGTCCCCAGCCAGCCTCCCACCTACTGAAACCCTGCAAGCCTCCAGAGTCCCTTGTGCTGAGTAGCACtgccccaggccaggccctgccCCACCATTCCCTGAGCCGAATGAGGGCCCAGGGTCCTGGTGTCTGGCCTCCTCACTCAGGGCTCCctgaaagcagagggaggaggcccagcagagaaggggcaggggagtggTCAGCAATCCCCTCGCTTTGGAGAGCACCCAGCCCAGAGAAGGGGCCGACCCTCAGGTAGTGCTGGCTGGTTTTGGATGGGCTAGTGGTGAGGGGCAGCTGGCAGAGCGGGCCTCCCTCTCTGAGGTTGGAGGCACCTTGTCATAGGGATATGGTGGCTTCTTCCTGTGGCTTTGCCTgcgtctgtctttctctccctctggagagtgggccagagggaaaggggtCCAAGAAGCCCCCAGAGCAGGGGCCCAGAGAGGCTAGGCAGGACGGGGACAGGTCTAGCAGGTGggcaaggcagggagggagggtcaCCGACCCAGGCTGGCGACTGAATGAGGGAGGCACCAGGGTGGGCGGGCTGGGGGAccgaggggggggggcagggcagggggagggccagaggtgAGCAAGGCCTCAGCACCCAGGAGCACAGCCCTCCCTGGCTGGCAGGGCCAGTTCCCCCTCCGGAGCCTGGGACACCACCAATGACCTTCTAGCACCATCCTTGCTGCCCAGCTTTGTCTGGGGCTGGGTCtaccggggggcgggggggacacagccacccaggccctgggggcaggaggaCATTATTGCTATTTCGCAGAAGACTTTCCGTTCGTCAGGGGCAGGGCCGCAGGTAGCTGTCCGCGGGGCGGTCAGTTCACCACTGCCGGCTTGAGCAGCACGGAGCCTGGCGGGATGACCACCCAGCCAGGAGTGAGTGCCTCTGGGCTGCTGGCTGCGGAGTTGACGCCCGTGGACAGGTCCAGCACGGTGCCGGGCAGCAGGGACAGTCCGTCGGGGCTTGGCCGGGAGCGGCTGCTCTCCGTCCTCTCAAGGGGGGTCTTGCGGCCCTCCATGCCCAGAGACCTGGCGGGCACTGCCCCACGCCCCTTCTCCCCCTCGGCCTTGCCGCCAGCGGAGCCAGCGAGGAGGGAGACCACAGGCAGGCCCAGTCCACCAGCCCCAAAGGGTGAGGGCAGCAGCGGGTTCTTGGCCAGATTGAGGGGCAAGACCGGGCCCGGCAGCCCGGGGCCcatgccccctgcacccccaccacccccaccgtTGCCACAGGCCAGGGCACTGAGGTCaagggggccaggggccagggggaggggcaggccggGCAGGCCCGGGCCTCCGAAAAGGGCAGCGGGGTTGGGGATGATGATCTGGGCTCCGCTGACATAGGGGCTGCCATCAGGGGTGGGCAGCGGTGGTTTGGGGGGCGGGCGCAGTTGCAGGAGCTCTTGCTGCTCGTGAGACACGAAGTGGCCGTGGGCCTTGATGTGCTTGCGCAGCGAGCTGGGGTCCGTGTAGCGCTTGTGGCAGCCGGGCATCTTGCAGTAGTAGGGCTTGTCCACGTAGTGGGTGCGCGTATGCTTGAAGCGGTCGCTGGAGTTGGAGTAGCGCTTGTTGCAGCCCTCGTAGGGGCAGACGTAGGGCTTCTCACCTGTGGGGCGGGGCGGCGTGAGGGGCCTCTCCCCAGCCCAGTGTCCT from Vulpes vulpes isolate BD-2025 chromosome 3, VulVul3, whole genome shotgun sequence encodes:
- the GLIS2 gene encoding zinc finger protein GLIS2, coding for MHSLDEPLDLKLSITKLRAAREKRERTLSVVRHRALHRELGLVDDSPTPGSPGSPPSGFLLNPKFPEKVEGRFSAAPLVDLSLSPPSGLDSPNGSSSLSPERQGNGDLPAVPSAPDFQPLRYLDGVPSSFQFFLPLGSGGALHLPASSFLTTPKDKCLSPELPLPKQLVCRWAKCNQLFELLQDLVDHVNDYHVKPEKDAGYCCHWEGCARHGRGFNARYKMLIHIRTHTNEKPHRCPTCSKSFSRLENLKIHNRSHTGEKPYVCPYEGCNKRYSNSSDRFKHTRTHYVDKPYYCKMPGCHKRYTDPSSLRKHIKAHGHFVSHEQQELLQLRPPPKPPLPTPDGSPYVSGAQIIIPNPAALFGGPGLPGLPLPLAPGPLDLSALACGNGGGGGGAGGMGPGLPGPVLPLNLAKNPLLPSPFGAGGLGLPVVSLLAGSAGGKAEGEKGRGAVPARSLGMEGRKTPLERTESSRSRPSPDGLSLLPGTVLDLSTGVNSAASSPEALTPGWVVIPPGSVLLKPAVVN